TTTAAAGCTCGGGCTAAATTATTGGCCTCCTCACTTATTTTTTGATTCAGCTCAAACAGTTTTTTGACCTCTTCTTTAAGGCTGATCTTATCTCGTAATTCCTGATCATAGGTTTTCTCCACTTTTTTCTCAAAGTCACTGATTTTTTCTTTTAAAGGATTAAGAAGCAAGTCAAGGTTTAGTTTATTCTGTTCTGTAAATTTCACGGATTTCTCTTCAAGCAACTTTCCGGCAATGTTTTCAAACTGAATTGTCAGCTTTTTATGCATATCTTGAATTTCGGCTTTTTGATCGTCAACCCGTAGTTGCTGGCTTTTTACGTTCTCGCGTAGTGCTACCAATTCAATACGGGTTTGTTGAGCAGCTTCACGTTCCTCATCAAGTTCGCGAACTAACCGACTACGATCTTCACTATGCTGAGCCGATGATCGACTATTTTCTTCTGCTAGCAAGCGCGCCCGCTCCTCAAGTTTCGTTTTTTCCAAAGCAATTTTCTGGTACTTTTTGGAGCTAATAATAATTGAGATCGAATATGCTGCAAGTGAACCTATCAAAGTGCCTGTTAAAAGTGAGATGATATCCATATTAAAGTGAGGGGTGAAGTTTAAATAACGTTCAAAGTTAATTTATAAGATTAAAAACAAGTTCAAGATAGTGTTATCGGAAAAAATGGCGTATGAAATGTAAAAATTTCAGGGTATTACAGGGGCTTTTCGCCATGGAATATTTTTTGACTAACTTAGTGAAAAAGATAAACCAAATAAGACATGTATTGGATTTTAATAGGAGGAACATTTTTAATTAGCATGCTTGTTAGCTGGCGCTTTAAAAGTAAGTTTAACAAGTATTCGAATGAACCGCTTTCAGCAGGATTAACCGGGCGTGATGTTGCTGAGAAAATGTTACGCGATTACGGAATAACAGATGTTCAAGTTATATCAGTTGAAGGGCATCTGGGCGATCATTACAATCCGGCAAATAAAACAGTAAACCTTAGTCCTGATGTTTATCATGGTGCTAGTGTGGCAGCAGCGGCTGTTGCAGCACACGAGTGCGGACATGCTGTTCAACACGCGAAAGCCTATGCTTGGTTAGGTTTTCGTTCGGCTATGGTTCCAGTGTTAAGTGTGGCTTCACAATGGATGATGTGGATAATTATGGGAGGATTGATCTTGTTGCAAATGACACACAATCCTACCGTTTTATGGATAGGTATTGCCTTGTTTGCTGCTACTACCGTATTCAGCTTTGTAACCCTTCCAGTAGAGTTTGATGCCAGCAACAGAGCACTGGCTTGGCTTGACAATTCGGGAATAACCCGTTCTAGAGAGCATGAAGATGCTAAAGATGCATTATGGTGGGCTGCTATGACTTATGTGGTTGCAGCTTTAGGTTCACTTGCAACGCTGATTTATTACATAATGATTGCAACAAGCGGAAGCAGAAGAAATTAAATAATATATATTGAATAAAAAGAGCGGCGTTTGATAATTCAAACCCGCTCTTTTATATTTTGACAAAATGGTAAGTGCTAAATCAGCATTTTGCACCATTTGACTAATGTGCAGTCTAATTAAGCCTGTACGGGCAGACCAGTTGAAACTCAGGAATGTTTACTTCAAAATGAGAGCCATCAAATAAACGGGTCATCTCGTAGGTTCCTTTCATAGTTCCCATTTCGGTGTTAAGGTTACAGCCTGATACATACTCATGACTTTCCCCAGGCTCTATTACAGGTTGTTGTCCAACAACGCCTTCGCCTTCAACTTCGCGGTTCGTTCCGCTTGAGTCGAAGATGTACCAATGCCTGCGTAGCAATTGTACCGTATAATCTGTTAAATTTTCTATGGTGATTTTATAGGCAAACATAAAATGATTGTTTGCCGGATTTGAGTATTCCGGTTGGTATACGGTTTCAACCGAAATTTTAACACCGTCTGTAATTTTAGTAACCATACCAGTGTTGTAAGTTTGGGGCAAATTAGAAAAAAAACTGTTTATACAAACAGAAAATTCTGCCTTCTATGTAAAAAATTAATAAACCTTATCAGGCTAAAGTATGCATTATGCCAGCACTTCTGAGTAAACCGAATTTATTTCATCTAAAACCGCATTTATTTCATCAACTGAATTTAGAGAAACCAACTTATTACGAAGTTCTTTACTGTTCTGTAAACCTTTAAAATAGTTGGCATAATGTCTTCTCATCTCAAAAATTCCTACTTTTTCGCCTTTCCATTCTATTGATTTCATGAAGTGAGTACGGCAAACTTCTACTCGTTCTGCAATAGTTGGGCCCGTCAGAATTTCTCCAGTTTCGAAAAAGTGTTTGACCTCACGGAAAATCCATGGGTAGCCAATAGATGCACGACCAATCATAATTCCATCCACTTCAAATTCTTTCCTCCAAGCGAATGCTTTTTCAACTGAATCAACATCGCCGTTGCCAAAAATTGGAATTTCAATATTAGGATTTCGTTTTATTTCACGAATTAGTGTCCAGTCGGCTACTCCCTTATACATTTGAGAGCGTGTACGGCCGTGAATCGTCAAAGCCTTAATGCCAACCTCTTGTAAACGTTCGGCAACTTCATACACATTTTTTGTGTTGTCGTCCCAACCTAAACGGGTTTTTACGGTAACAGGCAAATGGGTTGCCTCTACAACGGCTTTGGTCATCTTCACCATCTTGTCAATGTCTTGCAACAAACTGGCTCCCGCTCCTTTACAAGCTACATTCTTTACCGGACAACCATAGTTTATATCAATAAGGTTAGGTTCTGCCTTTGTAGCGACAACAGTTGCTTCTCGCATGCTGTCAATATTGCTTCCGAAAATTTGAATGCCGATTGGGCGTTCATATTCAAAAATATCAAGCTTCTGAATACTCTTTGCAGCATCACGAATTAATCCTTCAGAAGAAATAAACTCCGTGTACATTAAATCAGCTCCATTTTGCTTACACACGTAACGAAACGGCGGATCGCTCACGTCTTCCATAGGTGCCAGCAATAAAGGAAACTCTCCTAATTCAATATTTTCAATCTTTACCAAAGCTTTAAATTTGCGCAAAAATACATATTTATGCCGACAGGGTCAATAACTTCAATGTTATTTGCCTGAAATAAAGCAAGTTGCAGCATTTTTGTTTGTTGTTTTGAGAAAGGAGGCAATGTTTTCTGTATAATGTTTTATCTTAAAGGAAATAATAATTAACACGGTGTTCAGAGGAGTTTTACAAGGACAATCTTTTTGGGTTAAGTTAGTGGCTTTGGTTGGAATGGCAATCTTTAGCATGTCCATTTTTACAGCATTATCGGCTTTATTGTTAAAGCCATTGTTCGGGATTAACATAGTAGCTGATGCCAATGCATTGATGGATTTATCCAACGCACATGCTATTGGAGCTTACAAGTTTTTACAGATTGTTCAAGCTATCACTCTTTTTATAATTCCTGCATTTATTTTTCCGGTTCTGTGTGGAGAGAACACGCTATCCTATTTGGGAATGGATAAAAAGCCCACACTATTAATGTTGGTTTTAGTGTTGCTGATCGCCTATTTCTCGTCGCCACTATTTGAGTTTAGTAATCAATTGAACCAAAAAATGAGCTTCCCTTCTTTTTTGAGTGGGTTAGAAGATTGGATGAAAGCCAAGGAACAACAGCTCGGCGATTTAACGAAGGCTTTTTTGAAAATGGATAATTTCAATCAGCTTGCGCTAAATCTACTTATGATGGCAGTCTTGCCTGCAATTGGAGAAGAACTTTTGTTTAGGGGAGTAACTCAGCGGCTTTTTATCGAGTGGTTCAGGAATGCACATATTGGTATTTGGGTGGCGGCAATTGTATTTAGTGCACTGCATTTTCAGTTTTATGGATTCTTACCCAGAATGTTGTTAGGTGTGCTTTTTGGCTACTTGTTTTATTGGAGTGGTAATATTTGGCTGGCAATACTGGCCCATTTCATAAACAATGCAACGGTTGTGGTGTTTTCATATTTGTTTCAACATAAAGTCATTAATTTTAATATTGAAGCAACCGGAAGTTTGTCGATTACAAGTTATCTGGTTTGCGCTGCACTTAGCGCTTTGTTAATTATAATGTTTTATCGCATAGTTTATAAAAGGACGCAAGCAAATTAACAAGATGGAGGCTAACTGGATAAAAATTTACAGTACACATGAATGGTTCAAAGCTGAATTAATAAGTCATTTACTTGAACAAGAGGATATTGATTTGGTGCAGATCAATAAGAAGGATTCTTCGTACATGAGTTTTGGGACCATCGAGTTATACGTTCATAATGTTGATTTCACAAAAGCAATTGAAATAATTGTTTTAAATGAGGAGTAATCCATAGACAGCGTTTAAACGCTCAATTAACTATTTTGTCATTCTCAACTTATTTCCGTTAAACTAACCCTATTTTAGCGGTCAAATAAAACCCATGAGTAATTTAGTTCAACGTGCCATAACCGGATTTTTCTTTGTTGCCGTTCTTGTTTTTTGTGTAGTTTATAGTGGATATTCACTGGTTGCCCTGTTTTTCCTTATTTCAGTTTTAAGTTTATACGAGTTTTACGGATTAATAAAACAGGGCGGATACAACCCCAATAAGATGATGGGCTTAGCTTTTGGGGTTATTCTTTATGCGCTCATTGTGTTACGCGCCTACACACAGGTCTCAGATAAATATTTGGTGTTGTTATTCCCTCTGTTATTCTTTTTCTTTTTACGTGAACTTTATAGAAAACAGGAGAAACCTTTCGAAAATGTAGCCATTACTTTATTGGGTCCTGTATATTCCGTAATTCCCTTTGTATTCTTTATAAGTTTAGGGTTTACCCATGGAATGATTTATAATTACGAGCTGCCGCTGGGTTTTTTGTTATTACTTTGGAGTAATGACACTTTTGCCTACCTATTTGGCCGTCAGTTTGGAAAGCATCGTTTATTTGAGCGAATTTCACCAAAGAAATCCTGGGAAGGATTCTTTGGAGGGATGATTTCTGCAGCAATTATTTCCCAAGTAATTGCTCAATACTTTCAAACACTTAATTCCGTTAACTGGGCTATTGTAAGCTTAATCATCGTATGCTTCGGCACTTTAGGTGATTTGGTTGAATCAATGTTTAAGAGGAGTTTAAATGTTAAAGACTCAGGGAACATACTTCCTGGCCATGGTGGCTTACTCGATAGATTTGACGGTTTATTGCTTGCAGCGCCATTTGTGTATGCTTATCTAATTTTTCTGGGGGTTTAATTCAATTAAGCTAACAGATGTAGCTTTAATATGATTCTGATTCACTGATAACACGATAAGATTAACAATCTGTTAATTTTTAAGAAGCGGTTCCTTAAGCGGAGTCGCTTTTTTTTGTTATTTCTATAAAGATTGCAAGATTTGCATCACCAATTATTGATTAATAGACCTTATTTCATTTATGGAAGTTAAAGAGAGCAAGCTCATCGGACATTCTAATCCGTTTGAGTCAATGATGTCACGTTTTGACGTGGCTGCCAAAATTCTTGGATTGGACGAAGACACCTATAACATGTTAAAATCACCTGTTAAACAGGTAATGGTTAATCTGCCGGTAACTATGGATAACGGACGTATTAACGTGTATGAAGGATTTCGTGTAATTCACAATAACTACATGGGTCCAGGTAAAGGTGGTATCCGCTATGCAATGGATGTTGATCTGGATGAGGTAAAGGCCTTAGCTGCCTGGATGACTTGGAAGTGTTCAGTGGTAAACGTTCCTTTTGGTGGTGCCAAAGGAGGTATTAAATGTGACCCACGCAAAATGTCTAAGGGAGAGCTAGAGCGTTTAACACGTGCTTACACACAAGCAATGGCCGACGTTTTTGGTCCTGAGAAAGACATTCCTGCTCCTGATATGGGAACCGGTCAGCAAGAGATGGCATGGTTAATGGACGAGTTTTCAAGAATTAAAGGCTTTACCAACGCAGGCGTTGTAACAGGTAAACCTTTGGTGCTTGGCGGTTCAAAAGGACGCGTTGAGGCAACTGGCCGTGGTGTAATGGTTACCTGCCGAGCTGCCTTAAACAAATTAAAAATTAACCCTGCTAATGCAACAGCAGCAGTTCAAGGCTTTGGCAATGTAGGTTCTATTTCAGCAAAATTGCTAGAAAGTCAAGGAATTAAAATCGTAGCTATTTCTGACGTTACCGGCGCTTATTATAATAAAGAAGGTATTAACGTTTCAGAAGCAATAGCATATTCTCAGGCTAATAAAAACTCACTAGAAGGGTATAAAAATGCTGAGAAAATTACTAACGAGGAGTTATTGACATTAGACGTTGATGTTTTGGTTCCTGCAGCTTTACAAGATGTTATTACTAAAGATAATGCTGCGAATATCAAAGCTAAGTTAATTGTTGAAGGAGCAAATGGTCCTACTTCGGCAAACGCTGATGCTATTTTGAAAGAAAAAGGCATTATGATCGTTCCGGACATTTTGGCTAACGCCGGAGGTGTAACAGTATCCTATTTTGAGTGGGTGCAAAACCATCAAGGTTACTATTGGACTGAGGAACGTGTAAACCGTCGTGCTGATCGTACTATGAAAGAAGCATTTGAACAGGTATATCAAGCTTCTATCAAATTTAATGTAGATATGCGTATTGCAGCTTACATTGTAGCTATTGATAAAGTAGCAAGTACACGTAAATTATTAGGCGGATTCTAAGCAAATCGTACCCAAAAACATACTTAAGGTTGCGAAGTTGAAAGTTGAAAAACTATTAACTTTGCAACCTTTATTTTTAACTTTGATTTATGAAATTTCATCGTGAAGGCTATGCAAGTTTAGCCTTAGTAATAGTAGTTAGTGCAGCTATTATTTGGGCTGCCCGTTATTTTTTTCCAGAAACCGCGTTTGTGCATTATTTTGCATATACTTTAGCTGTGGTACTTATTATTACAATTTTGCAGTTTTTTAGAGATCCTGCAATTAAAATCAATAAGAACGAAAGTTTTGTACTTTCTCCTGCAGATGGAAAAGTTGTAGTAATTGAGGAAGTTGAAGAATCAGAATATTTTAAAGATCGCAGGATACAGGTTTCAGTATTTATGTCACCTGTTAATGTGCACGTAAACCGTAACCCGATAGGGGGACTAGTGAAATATGCTAAATATCATCCGGGATTGTATTTGGTAGCTTGGCATCCAAAATCATCAACAGAGAACGAGCGCACAACTATTGTAATTGAACAAAAGCCAAAAGTTGAAGTGTTGTTCCGTCAGATTGCTGGAGCCTTAGCCCGTCGTATTGTATTCTATGTAAAAGAAGGCGATAAAGTTGGACAAGGGGAAGAGATGGGCTTTATTAAGTTTGGATCAAGAGTAGATGTTTTCTTACCGATCGGAACCAAGATTAACGTAGAGTTAAATCAGGTTGTTAAGGGAGGTCGTACTGTTTTAGCTGAGATTTAGTTTTCCAGGGTTAAATTCTTATACTTGAAAAAACAAAAACAGTTATGAAGAAAATATTAATGATTGTTGCATTGGTTGGAGCCTTTTCTTTTGTAAATGCTCAGGACGCAAAACAGGTAACTAAGAAAGAAACTGCTTCTTGTTGTCATAAAACAGCTAAAGCTAGCTGCTCTAAAGACCAAAAAGAGGCTTGCTCTAAAGCAATGACTGAGAAAAAGGCATGCTGTAAGGCTGAAAGTGCTAAAGCAGCTTCAACTCAACCTAAATCTTCAACTAAATCTAAATAGGTTTTGTTAACATAACAATAAAGGCCTTGCAGTATTGTCACTGCAAGGCCTTTATTGTTAGTCTACAAATGTAATTGGGGGGTTAGAGCCATCAATATTTTCATGGAGTACCTTTCGGGTTGGAAAGGCAATTTCAGCCTTGTATTTATTCACTATTTCCAGTATTTTATAGGTAGTTTCTTCTTTTATTTTTACGTGTTCTGCATAAGGCAGCATTTCAATAAAGTACATCACCATAATGTTTAAAGCCGACTCGCCGAAGCTGTCGAAAGCCACAATGCTATCGTCGCTAATTTGTGGAACTGTTTTAAAGTAAGCTTTAATATCAGCAATGATTTGTTTCATTTGTTCCTGGGTGGTTGAATAGCCCAAGCCAAGGTTGTACTTTATACGACGATGAGTTTTAAGTGTTAAGTTGTCCATCGGGTTGTCAACAATACGTTTGTTGGGCATTGAGACCAAACTCTTTTCAGTTGTGCGAATTAGAGTGCTTCTAAAGCCTACTTTTTCAACGGTCCCTTCTACCCCGCCAACATTTACAAGATCACCTACCACAAAGGGTTTATCGATAAAAATGGTAAAAGCACCAAACAAGTTCTCAACTGTTTCTTTGCCGGCCAACGCAAGCGCAAGTCCACCTATTCCTAAGCCACTTACAATAAGGCCAATGTTTAAATTAAACACCACACTCATTATTACAAAGAAGCCTAAAGAACCTACAAGGATTTTAACTAATTCGCGTGTAAATGGTATGATTTGTAAGCCGGCTTTTGAATCACTTTCTTCAGCTTTATTTAACAGCACATAGGCTATAAAATCTGCAATACGCAATAGAATCCAGAAAAATGCTCCAAGAGCAAATAATAAGAACAATCGATCAATGAAATCAGCATAGGTTTTTACCTTATTGCCTCCATTTGATTGGAATATAGGCTCTTTTTTCCTCTCGCTTGGTACTGATGTGCTCTTTTCAACCGCCTGCTCAGCTTGATTTATTGTAGTTTCGACAGCAGCTTTTCGGTTAAAGATTGGCTTGTTAAGTGGATGATCAAGCTGGTTAATTG
Above is a window of Solitalea lacus DNA encoding:
- a CDS encoding zinc metallopeptidase, which translates into the protein MYWILIGGTFLISMLVSWRFKSKFNKYSNEPLSAGLTGRDVAEKMLRDYGITDVQVISVEGHLGDHYNPANKTVNLSPDVYHGASVAAAAVAAHECGHAVQHAKAYAWLGFRSAMVPVLSVASQWMMWIIMGGLILLQMTHNPTVLWIGIALFAATTVFSFVTLPVEFDASNRALAWLDNSGITRSREHEDAKDALWWAAMTYVVAALGSLATLIYYIMIATSGSRRN
- the apaG gene encoding Co2+/Mg2+ efflux protein ApaG, giving the protein MVTKITDGVKISVETVYQPEYSNPANNHFMFAYKITIENLTDYTVQLLRRHWYIFDSSGTNREVEGEGVVGQQPVIEPGESHEYVSGCNLNTEMGTMKGTYEMTRLFDGSHFEVNIPEFQLVCPYRLN
- the dusB gene encoding tRNA dihydrouridine synthase DusB, producing MEDVSDPPFRYVCKQNGADLMYTEFISSEGLIRDAAKSIQKLDIFEYERPIGIQIFGSNIDSMREATVVATKAEPNLIDINYGCPVKNVACKGAGASLLQDIDKMVKMTKAVVEATHLPVTVKTRLGWDDNTKNVYEVAERLQEVGIKALTIHGRTRSQMYKGVADWTLIREIKRNPNIEIPIFGNGDVDSVEKAFAWRKEFEVDGIMIGRASIGYPWIFREVKHFFETGEILTGPTIAERVEVCRTHFMKSIEWKGEKVGIFEMRRHYANYFKGLQNSKELRNKLVSLNSVDEINAVLDEINSVYSEVLA
- a CDS encoding CPBP family intramembrane glutamic endopeptidase, coding for MFRGVLQGQSFWVKLVALVGMAIFSMSIFTALSALLLKPLFGINIVADANALMDLSNAHAIGAYKFLQIVQAITLFIIPAFIFPVLCGENTLSYLGMDKKPTLLMLVLVLLIAYFSSPLFEFSNQLNQKMSFPSFLSGLEDWMKAKEQQLGDLTKAFLKMDNFNQLALNLLMMAVLPAIGEELLFRGVTQRLFIEWFRNAHIGIWVAAIVFSALHFQFYGFLPRMLLGVLFGYLFYWSGNIWLAILAHFINNATVVVFSYLFQHKVINFNIEATGSLSITSYLVCAALSALLIIMFYRIVYKRTQAN
- a CDS encoding putative signal transducing protein, translated to MEANWIKIYSTHEWFKAELISHLLEQEDIDLVQINKKDSSYMSFGTIELYVHNVDFTKAIEIIVLNEE
- a CDS encoding phosphatidate cytidylyltransferase, with protein sequence MSNLVQRAITGFFFVAVLVFCVVYSGYSLVALFFLISVLSLYEFYGLIKQGGYNPNKMMGLAFGVILYALIVLRAYTQVSDKYLVLLFPLLFFFFLRELYRKQEKPFENVAITLLGPVYSVIPFVFFISLGFTHGMIYNYELPLGFLLLLWSNDTFAYLFGRQFGKHRLFERISPKKSWEGFFGGMISAAIISQVIAQYFQTLNSVNWAIVSLIIVCFGTLGDLVESMFKRSLNVKDSGNILPGHGGLLDRFDGLLLAAPFVYAYLIFLGV
- a CDS encoding Glu/Leu/Phe/Val family dehydrogenase, which codes for MEVKESKLIGHSNPFESMMSRFDVAAKILGLDEDTYNMLKSPVKQVMVNLPVTMDNGRINVYEGFRVIHNNYMGPGKGGIRYAMDVDLDEVKALAAWMTWKCSVVNVPFGGAKGGIKCDPRKMSKGELERLTRAYTQAMADVFGPEKDIPAPDMGTGQQEMAWLMDEFSRIKGFTNAGVVTGKPLVLGGSKGRVEATGRGVMVTCRAALNKLKINPANATAAVQGFGNVGSISAKLLESQGIKIVAISDVTGAYYNKEGINVSEAIAYSQANKNSLEGYKNAEKITNEELLTLDVDVLVPAALQDVITKDNAANIKAKLIVEGANGPTSANADAILKEKGIMIVPDILANAGGVTVSYFEWVQNHQGYYWTEERVNRRADRTMKEAFEQVYQASIKFNVDMRIAAYIVAIDKVASTRKLLGGF
- a CDS encoding phosphatidylserine decarboxylase family protein; this translates as MKFHREGYASLALVIVVSAAIIWAARYFFPETAFVHYFAYTLAVVLIITILQFFRDPAIKINKNESFVLSPADGKVVVIEEVEESEYFKDRRIQVSVFMSPVNVHVNRNPIGGLVKYAKYHPGLYLVAWHPKSSTENERTTIVIEQKPKVEVLFRQIAGALARRIVFYVKEGDKVGQGEEMGFIKFGSRVDVFLPIGTKINVELNQVVKGGRTVLAEI
- a CDS encoding mechanosensitive ion channel family protein, with product MIILQFLDQVYWGNTIQNYIWFGGIFFFGLIFKRLISKLISRFSFKLFKRFAGAETAERFIELLVKPIEVLLLIVTIYLAINQLDHPLNKPIFNRKAAVETTINQAEQAVEKSTSVPSERKKEPIFQSNGGNKVKTYADFIDRLFLLFALGAFFWILLRIADFIAYVLLNKAEESDSKAGLQIIPFTRELVKILVGSLGFFVIMSVVFNLNIGLIVSGLGIGGLALALAGKETVENLFGAFTIFIDKPFVVGDLVNVGGVEGTVEKVGFRSTLIRTTEKSLVSMPNKRIVDNPMDNLTLKTHRRIKYNLGLGYSTTQEQMKQIIADIKAYFKTVPQISDDSIVAFDSFGESALNIMVMYFIEMLPYAEHVKIKEETTYKILEIVNKYKAEIAFPTRKVLHENIDGSNPPITFVD